Proteins encoded within one genomic window of Episyrphus balteatus chromosome 1, idEpiBalt1.1, whole genome shotgun sequence:
- the LOC129921211 gene encoding cofilin/actin-depolymerizing factor homolog isoform X3: MASGVTVSDVCKTTYEEIKKDKKHRYVIFFIRDEKQIDVETVGDRNAEYDQFLEDIQKCGPGECRYGLFDFEYMHQCQGTSESSKKQKLFLMSWCPDTAKVKKKMLYSSSFDALKKSLVGVQKYIQATDLSEASREAVEEKLRATDRQ; encoded by the exons GCTTCTGGTGTAACAGTTTCCGATGTTTGTAAAACAACctatgaagaaataaaaaaggatAAGAAACAtcgttatgtaatttttttcattcgcgATGAGAAGCAAATTGATGTAGAAACAGTCGGGGACCGTAATGCTGAATACGATCAATTTTTGGAAGATATCCAGAAATGTGGACCTGGGGAGTGCCG aTATGGGCTATTTGATTTTGAATACATGCATCAGTGTCAAGGTACATCAGAAAgttcaaagaaacaaaaactattCCTGATGTCATGGTGTCCCGATACTGCAAAA GTAAAGAAGAAGATGTTGTATTCTAGTTCTTTTGATGCATTGAAAAAGTCGCTTGTCGGAgtacaaaaatatattcaagCAACTGATTTATCAGAAGCATCGAGGGAAGCAGTTGAAGAAAAGTTACGCGCCACTGACCGTCAAtaa